In Desulfomonile tiedjei DSM 6799, a genomic segment contains:
- the gltX gene encoding glutamate--tRNA ligase, with protein sequence MNESRSTTDQVRVRFAPSPTGYLHLGGARTALYNWLWAKKTGGVFILRIEDTDTERSTQESVQEIFDGLTWLGLDWNEGPFFQTHNFSKHVEAAHKLLESGHAYRCFCTKEELDAQRNDAEARKVAFMYDGRCKRLTPEEIDSRVSQGMPYVIRFRVPRDPSAIVAFQDFVYGRIEKRGQDLEDFVILRSDGRPLYILSNAVDDALDRITHVIRGADHLANTPKQVLIYRALGIEPPAFAHIPLTLDNKKAKLSKRSHGEVVTVSYYRKQGFLPWALCNFMALLGWSPGDGREFFSPEEMIETFELSKINRSNSTFNYVPGDPRNWTDPKAIHFNATYIRTLPLQELIPYVKQELVEAGLWHDSFENSDKQWFENTVDLIRARYLTLKDFSTRGRCYFADEFEFDEAAVKKNLGKDPQLAEYLPEMASLIEKLQTYDTHSVEDVFRSYSEQKNVKAGLLINAARTAVSGTSVGPGLFEMLEAIGKDRVVDRLKNAVHRIPYQQ encoded by the coding sequence ATGAACGAATCAAGATCGACAACAGATCAGGTGAGGGTGCGCTTCGCGCCTTCACCCACAGGATATTTGCATCTGGGCGGTGCCCGCACTGCTCTGTACAATTGGCTCTGGGCCAAGAAAACCGGGGGCGTATTCATCCTCCGGATAGAAGATACCGACACCGAACGGTCTACCCAGGAGTCCGTGCAGGAGATTTTTGACGGACTCACATGGCTCGGGCTTGATTGGAATGAAGGTCCCTTCTTTCAGACCCATAATTTTTCAAAACACGTGGAGGCTGCACACAAACTTCTCGAATCCGGTCACGCGTACAGGTGCTTCTGCACAAAAGAAGAGCTGGATGCTCAGAGAAACGATGCAGAGGCACGGAAAGTCGCGTTTATGTACGATGGACGGTGTAAAAGGCTTACACCCGAAGAGATAGACAGCAGAGTATCTCAGGGAATGCCGTACGTAATCCGTTTTCGAGTGCCCAGAGATCCGTCCGCGATAGTGGCATTTCAAGATTTCGTGTACGGCAGAATCGAAAAAAGGGGGCAGGATTTAGAGGACTTTGTCATTCTCAGATCGGACGGACGCCCATTATACATATTGAGCAATGCAGTCGATGATGCATTGGATCGCATCACGCATGTGATACGCGGTGCGGATCATCTCGCCAATACTCCCAAGCAGGTGCTCATATACCGAGCTTTGGGAATCGAGCCACCCGCGTTTGCCCACATACCTCTCACTCTGGATAATAAGAAAGCCAAACTCTCCAAACGAAGTCACGGCGAGGTGGTTACCGTATCCTATTATCGCAAGCAAGGATTTCTCCCCTGGGCGCTTTGTAATTTCATGGCCTTGCTCGGCTGGTCTCCCGGTGATGGACGTGAATTCTTCTCTCCGGAAGAGATGATCGAAACATTCGAGCTTTCCAAGATCAACCGTTCCAATTCCACATTCAACTATGTTCCCGGAGATCCTCGTAATTGGACAGACCCGAAAGCCATTCATTTCAATGCTACGTACATTCGGACTCTGCCGCTTCAGGAGCTGATTCCCTACGTGAAACAGGAACTCGTTGAAGCCGGGCTCTGGCACGATTCTTTCGAGAACAGCGACAAGCAATGGTTCGAGAACACCGTTGACCTGATCCGAGCCAGATACCTGACACTCAAAGACTTTTCCACTCGTGGCAGGTGCTATTTTGCTGACGAATTCGAGTTCGACGAAGCCGCGGTGAAGAAGAATCTGGGGAAAGATCCCCAACTTGCGGAATATCTGCCCGAGATGGCATCGCTCATAGAAAAGCTGCAAACATACGATACACATTCTGTCGAGGACGTCTTCCGCTCGTACTCCGAACAGAAAAACGTGAAAGCCGGACTCCTTATCAATGCCGCCCGGACCGCAGTGTCCGGCACCTCAGTGGGACCCGGCCTTTTCGAGATGCTTGAAGCCATCGGGAAAGATCGGGTTGTGGATCGTCTGAAAAACGCTGTGCACCGGATTCCGTATCAGCAGTAA
- a CDS encoding MBL fold metallo-hydrolase has product MDAEAFVRDKIRWLGHATFRIEGSQTTVYIDPWKLAEPKPADVICITHSHYDHLSEEDVQKIRKPSTVIIGPPDCKASFGDAFKSIAPGQSVEVGDVMVEAVPAYNTDKEFHPKKNGWVGYVITIDGVRVYHAGDCDVIPEMSKVCADVALLPVGGTYTMTAAQAGEATSKINPRVAVPMHWGDIVGSEKDSKAFATSAKSPVVVLEITQ; this is encoded by the coding sequence ATGGATGCAGAAGCTTTCGTAAGAGACAAAATTCGATGGTTAGGTCACGCTACATTCCGTATAGAAGGATCGCAAACCACGGTGTATATCGATCCCTGGAAACTGGCAGAGCCGAAACCCGCGGATGTGATCTGTATCACGCATAGCCACTATGACCATCTTTCGGAAGAAGATGTGCAAAAAATCAGAAAGCCCTCGACCGTAATTATCGGGCCGCCTGACTGCAAAGCAAGTTTCGGCGACGCGTTCAAATCCATTGCTCCAGGTCAGAGCGTGGAAGTGGGAGACGTCATGGTGGAAGCGGTTCCCGCGTACAATACGGACAAGGAATTTCATCCCAAAAAGAACGGCTGGGTAGGGTACGTCATTACAATTGACGGTGTTCGGGTATACCATGCGGGAGACTGCGATGTTATTCCTGAAATGAGTAAAGTATGTGCGGATGTAGCTCTCTTGCCGGTTGGAGGCACATACACGATGACAGCAGCTCAGGCTGGGGAAGCCACATCCAAGATAAACCCGAGAGTTGCAGTTCCCATGCACTGGGGCGATATTGTGGGCTCGGAGAAGGACTCTAAAGCTTTTGCAACTTCTGCAAAATCGCCGGTAGTGGTTCTGGAGATTACACAGTAG
- a CDS encoding DUF502 domain-containing protein, with translation MRQAASTFVRFLLTGLATLLPFIVTVFVVGWIVRIADAYIGPSSSFGLFILQIVGDANKYSGYLAGYLVVVCLLVLLGFLVTRATVAKIHEAINGMVARIPLFGKIYAGVEQVVEIFGNNRGEGLDRFGGVGYVKLGNVKMLVFLTSGQSYTLIDGVKHYMVFVPNSPIPATGFNALVPEEDFVRLDMPLEDMAKLLMSFGLLGGQVLSRPLELSQIVRENHERKIAP, from the coding sequence ATGCGACAAGCAGCTAGCACATTCGTGCGGTTTCTTTTGACAGGTTTGGCAACTCTGCTGCCCTTCATTGTGACAGTCTTCGTGGTCGGCTGGATAGTCAGAATTGCCGACGCGTATATAGGGCCGAGCAGCAGTTTCGGGCTTTTCATCCTCCAGATAGTAGGAGACGCAAACAAATATTCAGGATACCTGGCCGGGTATCTTGTAGTTGTGTGCTTGTTGGTCCTCCTCGGGTTCCTCGTTACACGCGCCACAGTCGCGAAAATTCACGAAGCCATAAACGGCATGGTGGCAAGAATACCCCTATTCGGAAAGATTTACGCGGGGGTCGAACAGGTAGTGGAGATTTTCGGGAACAACAGAGGTGAAGGCCTGGACCGGTTCGGTGGAGTCGGATACGTGAAGTTGGGCAACGTGAAAATGTTGGTTTTCTTGACCTCCGGTCAAAGCTATACGCTGATTGACGGAGTGAAACACTACATGGTGTTCGTTCCGAACTCTCCGATTCCTGCCACGGGGTTCAACGCGTTAGTCCCTGAGGAAGATTTCGTGCGGCTGGACATGCCTCTGGAGGATATGGCCAAGCTGTTGATGTCCTTCGGCCTCTTGGGTGGACAGGTACTCAGCCGACCATTGGAATTGTCTCAAATAGTGCGGGAGAACCATGAAAGAAAAATTGCACCGTGA
- a CDS encoding PaaI family thioesterase has translation MKEKLHRELIELSKSEPYGRLLGMEVTDVGSGTATVRMRVNSDIRNMFGFTHGGALFSLIDEAFQLACNTHGVLSVALNVSITYVSAPESGCMLEAKATEMHKTRRTSSYLCEIRDLDGKLIATAQALAYRTGKEIDKL, from the coding sequence ATGAAAGAAAAATTGCACCGTGAGCTGATAGAGCTGTCAAAGTCCGAGCCGTACGGTCGGCTGCTGGGAATGGAAGTGACAGACGTCGGGTCTGGGACCGCGACTGTGCGAATGAGAGTGAATTCCGACATCCGGAACATGTTCGGTTTCACTCATGGGGGAGCCCTGTTTTCCCTGATAGACGAGGCCTTCCAGCTTGCATGCAATACACATGGGGTACTATCTGTTGCACTTAACGTCAGCATAACGTACGTATCTGCGCCAGAATCCGGCTGCATGCTCGAAGCGAAGGCGACAGAAATGCACAAGACCCGCCGCACATCGAGTTATCTCTGCGAGATACGAGACCTTGACGGTAAGCTGATAGCCACTGCCCAAGCGCTTGCCTATCGCACGGGAAAAGAAATCGACAAGTTGTGA
- a CDS encoding CPBP family intramembrane glutamic endopeptidase, producing the protein MAPKKISAKEVMLDIRAGLSNHEIGKKYGLSEKGIQSLFDKLYGANLLTEEEHSRRLVSQIRDTGSEGDNGGPAVAEPTITRAEAPLTKPQPLRTSGSSDKALHTELNGEKFEEAVPQPGAHEFQSMADGSNGFMHAVQIRSVGKAQRLLLWAVLASFLCFFVPFSFVLLAPFQLYCVWNLAKSLDLSTGISVLYLLLMFIPIINTIALLMLNNKATQTLRKAGIRVGLMGARPSDLPAHEINPWGEEVEEPPTPIPTDFIDVSNYGKNQWWRYLVSIVFIVVFSVSLWGILVVVWAPQASFDKATSDFIGISPLKNYVLQNVLFVFILFTLFLAIRYEHKRPFLSLISPNPSVDWLKLAKSFGLFFFLILISLTLGYASEPAGYRFNSDLSHFFAFLPVVLVLTPIQTTVEELLFRGYFLQMIGLLIKNRYLLIVVCGVLFMLLHLGNPEMAVGPIIMALNYFVVGAFLTFVTWKSNSLEVAMGIHAATNLSAGLIVNYENSALKTESLFFCTTLDPVASLVSFFVIAAIFYFFMFGGRITMQKPWLVWARTG; encoded by the coding sequence TTGGCTCCGAAAAAGATCTCTGCAAAAGAAGTTATGCTTGATATTAGGGCGGGATTGTCGAATCACGAGATCGGAAAGAAATATGGGCTTTCCGAAAAGGGCATTCAGAGCTTATTTGACAAACTTTACGGCGCAAACCTGTTGACCGAAGAAGAGCACTCCCGACGACTGGTGTCTCAAATTCGGGACACTGGCAGCGAAGGCGATAACGGTGGACCTGCAGTTGCCGAGCCAACGATCACCCGCGCCGAGGCACCTTTGACTAAACCTCAACCTCTCAGAACATCAGGAAGTAGCGATAAGGCTTTGCACACCGAATTAAACGGTGAAAAATTCGAAGAAGCTGTTCCCCAGCCGGGTGCGCACGAATTCCAGAGTATGGCAGATGGGAGCAACGGTTTCATGCATGCAGTTCAAATACGCTCTGTCGGCAAAGCGCAACGCCTGCTTTTGTGGGCTGTTCTTGCGTCTTTTTTGTGTTTTTTTGTACCTTTCTCATTTGTCCTGCTGGCTCCTTTTCAACTCTACTGCGTCTGGAATCTTGCAAAGTCGCTCGACTTGAGTACCGGAATCAGCGTTCTTTACCTTCTTCTCATGTTCATTCCTATTATTAACACGATCGCTTTGCTGATGCTGAACAACAAGGCGACACAGACTCTGAGAAAAGCAGGAATCAGGGTTGGATTAATGGGAGCCCGTCCGTCCGACCTTCCGGCACACGAGATTAACCCGTGGGGAGAAGAAGTAGAAGAGCCTCCCACACCTATTCCCACTGACTTTATTGACGTGTCAAATTACGGGAAGAACCAGTGGTGGCGTTACCTGGTGAGTATAGTTTTCATAGTGGTTTTTTCCGTCTCCCTGTGGGGCATACTAGTAGTGGTATGGGCACCACAGGCAAGCTTCGATAAGGCAACATCCGATTTCATCGGAATCAGTCCGTTGAAGAATTACGTCCTGCAGAATGTGCTTTTTGTGTTCATTCTCTTCACCCTTTTCTTGGCCATACGATATGAGCACAAGCGTCCGTTTCTTAGCCTAATTTCTCCAAATCCATCTGTCGACTGGCTGAAACTGGCAAAAAGTTTCGGCCTTTTTTTCTTCCTTATTCTAATTAGTCTGACTCTGGGATATGCTTCGGAGCCTGCCGGCTACAGGTTCAATTCCGACTTAAGCCATTTTTTCGCTTTCCTTCCGGTAGTGCTCGTCTTAACCCCGATTCAGACAACGGTTGAGGAACTCTTATTTCGCGGCTACTTCCTTCAAATGATAGGGTTGCTTATCAAGAATCGCTATCTGCTCATAGTGGTTTGCGGTGTGTTATTCATGTTGCTGCACCTGGGGAACCCGGAAATGGCAGTAGGCCCGATAATCATGGCATTGAACTACTTTGTAGTCGGGGCATTCCTCACGTTTGTCACCTGGAAAAGCAACAGCTTAGAAGTGGCAATGGGCATTCATGCAGCAACAAATTTGTCTGCCGGGTTGATTGTGAACTACGAGAATTCAGCTCTGAAGACTGAATCCCTGTTTTTTTGCACTACTTTGGATCCTGTGGCTAGCCTCGTGAGTTTTTTCGTTATAGCAGCGATTTTCTACTTCTTCATGTTTGGGGGACGGATAACGATGCAAAAGCCGTGGCTTGTCTGGGCAAGGACGGGATAA
- a CDS encoding carboxymuconolactone decarboxylase family protein, with the protein MAIVSITPPEKAEGKLAELYASAEQFFGMVPNNVQLLGVSPEVLENQLYFAQYFMKHPSLSAPLLSMIRMLVSRACKSEYCDSFNVGLLSKFGFNPEQIQDARTDPEKAPLDAKDKALLLFVLKATDEPQAVTSSDVDNLRSLGWADADIFDAVAHGARAVATNIIFDTFKISPDVA; encoded by the coding sequence ATGGCTATCGTCTCGATTACACCGCCTGAAAAGGCAGAAGGAAAGCTTGCAGAGCTGTACGCGTCTGCCGAGCAGTTCTTCGGAATGGTCCCCAATAATGTTCAGTTATTGGGAGTCAGCCCGGAAGTGCTGGAAAATCAGTTGTACTTTGCTCAATATTTTATGAAGCATCCAAGCCTGAGTGCTCCTTTGCTCTCAATGATCAGGATGTTGGTTTCAAGAGCCTGCAAATCTGAATACTGCGATTCGTTCAACGTAGGTCTGCTATCAAAATTCGGCTTCAATCCCGAGCAAATTCAAGATGCACGTACCGATCCGGAGAAAGCTCCGCTGGATGCAAAAGACAAGGCGTTACTATTGTTCGTTCTGAAAGCTACTGACGAACCGCAGGCAGTCACTTCATCCGATGTGGATAACCTTCGCTCTTTGGGATGGGCCGATGCTGACATCTTCGATGCAGTAGCTCACGGTGCGAGGGCAGTCGCAACCAACATCATTTTCGATACATTTAAAATTAGCCCGGATGTTGCATGA
- a CDS encoding TetR/AcrR family transcriptional regulator yields MAKETTKFRILTEGARIIHQKGFNHTGIQEILDAAEVPKGSFYFYFKNKDDFGLQLIDFYTQFIDSMAQSQLSLTGKSPIERLRGFFRSMMSAAEEQGFKGGCPIGNLAQEMADQNEAFRTKMQEAFRRMSRNIAQCLKEARELKQVRQSLDPQETADFLLNSWEGALLRMKAENSLEPLLVFENMVFNSLLKP; encoded by the coding sequence ATGGCGAAAGAGACTACGAAATTTCGAATATTGACCGAAGGTGCCAGAATCATTCATCAGAAAGGATTCAACCACACAGGCATACAGGAAATTCTCGACGCGGCTGAAGTTCCGAAGGGCTCATTCTATTTCTATTTCAAAAACAAAGACGATTTCGGATTGCAGTTGATCGATTTCTACACGCAATTCATAGACTCCATGGCGCAATCTCAACTGTCGTTAACCGGGAAAAGTCCCATCGAACGGCTCAGAGGCTTTTTCAGAAGCATGATGAGCGCAGCGGAAGAACAGGGATTCAAAGGAGGCTGCCCTATCGGAAATCTCGCCCAGGAAATGGCAGATCAGAATGAAGCGTTTCGCACCAAAATGCAGGAAGCGTTCAGGCGAATGAGCAGGAACATAGCGCAATGCCTGAAAGAAGCAAGGGAATTGAAGCAAGTGAGGCAATCGCTCGATCCTCAGGAAACTGCCGACTTCCTGCTGAACAGTTGGGAGGGGGCGCTGCTCCGCATGAAGGCTGAAAACAGCCTGGAGCCCTTGCTGGTTTTCGAGAACATGGTTTTCAACAGTCTGTTGAAGCCATAA
- a CDS encoding MFS transporter yields the protein MKLNKKLILVSLLYFAEGFPFGIIEQSFPVYFRLHGMSLGHLGLLSLVSLPYALKFLWAPAVDLIGMRRQWIATAQYLMAALLVLLLPLDPAQPGFLLWACIAAMAIASATQDIAIDAYSIELLKPSEMGIANGFRLAAYRVAMVVAGGLFVAIGGWISWQFTYIVAAAVLLVCGLVSSRLPPIDVQRPEVSAKALFAPVLDILARPGLIHVILFILLYKLGDLAMGPMVRPFWLDRGLSTTEIGLITGSLGIIASIIGGLAGGLFMVRYGIFHGVWFLGLWQSVSNLTYVWVAAYPESGHWGIYVASFVESFCAGLGTSAFLAFLMSISKKQFSATQYAIFSALFRVTGILAGSSSGWITEGLGYSQYFLITFFLSLPAFLFIFHARRWIPSDNATPDLKS from the coding sequence TTGAAGCTCAACAAAAAACTCATTCTCGTTTCTCTGTTGTATTTTGCCGAAGGCTTTCCCTTTGGGATCATTGAACAATCGTTTCCGGTTTATTTTCGGCTACATGGAATGTCACTCGGTCATCTGGGACTCTTGAGCCTTGTCAGTCTGCCGTACGCGCTGAAATTCCTGTGGGCGCCTGCGGTGGATCTCATAGGAATGAGACGTCAATGGATTGCTACAGCACAGTACTTGATGGCCGCTTTGCTAGTTCTGCTCCTGCCGCTGGATCCTGCACAACCCGGTTTCTTGTTGTGGGCCTGTATCGCTGCCATGGCGATCGCGTCAGCAACTCAGGATATAGCCATAGATGCATATTCGATAGAATTGTTGAAACCTTCTGAAATGGGGATTGCAAACGGATTCCGGCTGGCCGCGTACAGAGTTGCGATGGTCGTGGCAGGAGGTCTGTTCGTTGCAATAGGGGGCTGGATAAGCTGGCAATTCACTTATATCGTTGCAGCGGCAGTCCTTCTCGTCTGCGGCCTGGTATCATCCCGACTTCCGCCAATCGATGTACAAAGACCGGAAGTCTCGGCAAAAGCGCTCTTTGCACCGGTTCTGGATATTCTTGCGCGGCCCGGTCTCATTCACGTTATCCTTTTTATTTTGCTCTACAAACTGGGTGACTTGGCTATGGGGCCCATGGTTCGTCCTTTCTGGCTGGACCGCGGCCTTTCAACAACGGAAATAGGACTTATCACGGGGAGTCTGGGAATAATCGCCTCAATCATAGGCGGACTTGCCGGCGGGCTATTCATGGTTCGCTACGGTATCTTCCATGGAGTGTGGTTCTTGGGCCTCTGGCAATCCGTAAGCAACCTGACATACGTCTGGGTCGCAGCATATCCGGAGTCCGGACACTGGGGCATCTATGTTGCGTCTTTTGTCGAATCATTCTGTGCCGGGCTGGGAACATCGGCATTCCTGGCTTTCCTCATGAGCATCTCGAAAAAGCAGTTTTCTGCAACACAATACGCCATCTTTTCAGCATTGTTCAGAGTAACCGGAATTCTCGCAGGCTCCTCCAGCGGATGGATCACTGAAGGCCTGGGGTACTCACAATACTTCCTGATTACGTTCTTCCTCTCGCTTCCCGCATTCCTCTTCATCTTCCATGCACGAAGATGGATTCCCTCGGACAATGCAACCCCTGACCTCAAATCGTAA
- a CDS encoding IS4 family transposase — MTFILSIAASGKGKGVDMKSGEFFRHARILGLWPDAEAIHRSALTKARKKVDWRIFRQILDDAVGLAYECWPKSPKDEWHGMSTHAIDGSDYTLPAADELRAEFDPESGLGQAGKGHYPQCLVCTLYDVFRRLPIARTVVPVNSSERDQAKHLLPLVPEGSVLLLDRGYPGYEFLSYLLDKFKGYFVIRCPATSTFATVKEFIRSGKSEAEIVIPPTSNYLSQVTAEQRKAAKPIRVRVIRLSNPDGTLSVLLTNLYDKVEFPRQEITDLYFRRWEIESYFRDEKIGLEIEKFHGKTCNSVLQELFAAAIMAVISRTLMAISTQLLGGELGEPQFKNAVMTLASEAAVLAADDPERAIEIFQDILKEIYRVKYYRPNSQRPPQPRVNKQSKNKWLYRRYKNVPAA; from the coding sequence ATCACCTTCATCTTGTCCATTGCCGCCAGTGGAAAGGGTAAAGGAGTGGACATGAAATCCGGTGAATTCTTTCGACATGCCAGAATTCTTGGCCTTTGGCCTGACGCCGAGGCGATCCATCGAAGCGCGCTCACCAAGGCGCGCAAAAAGGTGGATTGGAGGATCTTTCGGCAAATACTCGATGATGCGGTTGGTCTGGCTTATGAGTGTTGGCCTAAGAGCCCGAAGGACGAGTGGCATGGTATGTCCACTCATGCGATAGATGGCTCCGACTATACGCTTCCAGCCGCCGATGAGCTCAGGGCCGAGTTTGATCCTGAGAGCGGACTTGGGCAAGCGGGCAAAGGACATTATCCTCAGTGTCTTGTATGCACGCTCTATGACGTCTTCAGACGTCTGCCCATCGCAAGAACTGTGGTCCCGGTGAATTCTTCGGAGCGGGACCAAGCCAAACATCTCCTGCCCCTCGTGCCTGAGGGAAGTGTCTTGCTCCTGGATCGAGGTTACCCAGGATATGAATTTCTCAGCTACCTTTTGGACAAGTTCAAAGGCTATTTCGTGATACGTTGCCCCGCAACGTCCACCTTCGCCACAGTAAAGGAATTCATTCGGAGCGGGAAGAGCGAAGCCGAAATCGTGATTCCTCCGACATCGAACTATCTCAGCCAGGTGACGGCTGAACAACGAAAGGCCGCCAAGCCCATCAGAGTGAGAGTCATCAGACTGTCCAATCCTGACGGAACCCTCTCGGTTCTCCTGACGAATCTTTACGACAAGGTGGAGTTTCCGAGACAGGAGATCACTGACCTCTATTTCAGGCGATGGGAAATCGAGAGCTATTTCCGGGATGAAAAGATTGGGCTCGAAATCGAAAAATTTCATGGCAAAACCTGCAACAGCGTCCTGCAAGAACTCTTTGCAGCTGCGATCATGGCTGTGATCTCAAGAACTCTCATGGCCATTTCCACCCAGTTACTCGGTGGAGAGCTCGGAGAACCTCAGTTCAAGAATGCGGTCATGACGCTCGCGTCTGAAGCCGCCGTGCTCGCCGCAGACGATCCTGAAAGAGCCATCGAAATCTTTCAGGATATTCTCAAAGAAATCTATCGTGTCAAATACTATCGACCAAACAGTCAGCGACCACCCCAACCAAGGGTGAACAAGCAAAGCAAAAACAAATGGCTTTACCGCAGGTACAAAAATGTCCCCGCAGCTTAA
- a CDS encoding ABC transporter permease, producing MEVLKLIIRNVFRHRLRSILTILGVAVAMLAFAILRTLVDAWYIGVESSSPDRLITRNKISLIYALPISYKNRIAQVPGVTGVEYGSWYGGVYKEKKNFFAQFAVSGSGYFNLYPEFLLTEDEKKAFDRDRNGAIAGKTIAERFGWKIGDVIPLQGTIYPGSIELVLKGIYTGARKSVDQTAFFFRYEYLNEVLKKTNPDRADKVGWYLVKINDPQRSAEITEEIDSLFKNSLAETLTETEKAFQMGFVAMTEAIVAAVRIISMVVIAIILIVLANTMAMTTRERWAEYAVFKTLGFRPRFLFLLIAGESVAISLIGGMLGAALSFPGGRMFQKQLESFLPVFEVNYSTILIILIVSLAVGFIAALIPAIRVGRMGIAEGLRHIG from the coding sequence ATGGAAGTGCTGAAACTGATAATCAGGAATGTGTTTCGGCACCGTTTACGTTCGATATTGACCATACTCGGCGTGGCAGTGGCAATGCTTGCATTCGCCATCCTACGCACTCTGGTCGATGCATGGTACATAGGAGTGGAGTCATCCTCACCTGACCGTCTTATCACCAGGAACAAAATTTCGTTAATTTATGCGCTGCCCATCTCGTACAAGAATCGTATCGCGCAAGTGCCCGGAGTAACGGGAGTCGAATACGGAAGCTGGTATGGGGGCGTTTACAAGGAAAAAAAGAATTTCTTCGCGCAATTTGCAGTAAGTGGATCCGGCTATTTTAACCTCTATCCTGAGTTCCTGCTTACCGAGGACGAGAAGAAAGCTTTCGATCGGGACCGAAACGGAGCCATAGCAGGAAAAACCATTGCAGAGCGCTTCGGTTGGAAGATTGGTGACGTGATTCCCCTCCAAGGAACGATATACCCGGGGAGTATTGAATTAGTCCTCAAAGGCATCTACACGGGGGCACGGAAAAGTGTGGATCAGACCGCTTTCTTCTTCCGTTACGAATACCTGAACGAAGTGCTGAAGAAAACCAACCCTGACCGGGCCGACAAGGTGGGATGGTACCTCGTCAAGATAAACGATCCCCAGAGATCCGCGGAAATAACGGAAGAAATCGACTCTCTCTTCAAAAACTCCCTTGCGGAGACCCTCACGGAAACCGAGAAAGCGTTCCAGATGGGGTTTGTGGCAATGACTGAAGCCATCGTTGCCGCAGTGAGGATTATTTCCATGGTGGTGATCGCTATCATTCTCATTGTTCTCGCGAATACCATGGCAATGACGACCCGTGAACGCTGGGCTGAATACGCAGTATTCAAAACACTGGGATTCAGACCGCGCTTTCTCTTTCTGCTGATTGCAGGAGAATCCGTGGCCATCTCACTGATCGGGGGCATGCTCGGAGCAGCATTGAGCTTTCCTGGAGGCAGAATGTTCCAAAAACAGCTCGAATCGTTTCTGCCGGTTTTTGAAGTCAATTACTCCACAATTCTCATCATACTGATTGTATCCCTGGCCGTTGGATTCATTGCAGCACTGATTCCAGCTATCAGGGTCGGACGTATGGGAATAGCCGAAGGCCTCCGACATATCGGGTAG